The Solibacillus daqui genome has a segment encoding these proteins:
- the mntR gene encoding transcriptional regulator MntR, producing MPTPSMEDHIEQIYLLIENKGYARVSDIAEALSVLPSSVTKMVQKLDKDGYLVYEKYRGLTLTPKGQKLGKRLVQRHELLEQFLRLIGVDEERIYEDVEGIEHHLSWNSIDRIADLVQLLEDEPQVTRKLEEMKSNHSM from the coding sequence ATGCCAACACCTAGCATGGAGGACCACATTGAACAAATATATTTATTGATTGAAAATAAGGGTTATGCGCGTGTGTCCGATATTGCAGAAGCTTTATCTGTTCTACCTTCCTCAGTAACGAAAATGGTACAGAAGTTAGATAAAGATGGTTACTTAGTCTACGAAAAATATAGAGGGTTAACATTAACGCCAAAAGGGCAAAAATTAGGTAAGCGGTTAGTACAACGTCATGAGTTACTGGAACAATTTTTGCGTTTAATCGGGGTTGATGAAGAACGAATTTATGAAGATGTAGAAGGCATCGAACACCACTTGAGCTGGAATTCAATCGATCGAATTGCAGACCTTGTGCAGCTTTTGGAAGATGAACCACAAGTGACAAGGAAGCTTGAAGAAATGAAATCAAATCATAGTATGTAA
- a CDS encoding late competence development ComFB family protein, whose translation MSNFKLVNVTEEIVRGLVSFLLHGVEYQTFCHCEQCEMDVNAIALNALPSRYVASEKARDDVFKQLNTSENIEEINKQIIRALHMVGRYPRH comes from the coding sequence ATGTCTAATTTTAAATTAGTAAATGTGACTGAAGAAATTGTTCGAGGACTTGTCAGCTTCCTTCTTCATGGTGTTGAGTATCAAACCTTTTGCCATTGTGAACAGTGCGAAATGGATGTAAATGCAATTGCACTTAATGCTTTACCCTCTCGCTATGTTGCTTCTGAAAAAGCAAGAGATGACGTGTTCAAACAACTTAATACATCAGAAAATATTGAAGAGATTAATAAGCAAATTATTCGAGCGCTTCATATGGTCGGTCGATATCCTCGCCATTAA
- a CDS encoding heavy metal translocating P-type ATPase, with translation MATKTEQYRLENLSCANCAAKFERNIKEIETVTDVQLNFGAAKLTVTGDVSIAQLEAAGAFDGIKISKASERKGTKKQPFLKKKENQLALFALTFVLMGILCSFFLGEGHIFVNSIYAIAIIVGGYPIFKTGIKNLRHFEFDMKTLMTIAIIGAAIIGEWQEAAIVVFLFAVSEALEAYSINKARQSISQLVELAPVNAVIKRAHGEHVHEIEVATEEIQIGDILLVKPGQKIAMDGVVVEGSSTVNQAAITGESIPVTKNITDHVFAGTINEAGALEVKVTKRVEDTTIAKIIHLVEEAQTQKAPSQKFVDRFAKYYTPIIMLVALLVAIIPSIITGDWTHWIYQGLAVLVVGCPCALVISTPVAIVTAIGNAARQGVLIKGGAYLEELGRVQAVAFDKTGTLTKGQPEVMEVITEVGEEHTLLAKVAAVEKKSQHPLARAILSKAFDEKIHIPSTENFQSVTGKGAYATVEGDIIYVGSASWINSLVTVSEHSMTRIKNLSSKGYSVIVAASTTQVIGVIAIADQVRPESKTVIEMLHTNGIQHTVMLTGDAPLTAEKIASQLAIDDVRASLLPENKLQAMKELQQQYGSVAMVGDGVNDAPALASANIGIAMGGAGSDAALETAQIVFMRDDLTKLPFTMKLSKRTLTIIKQNITFALGLKLMAILLVIPGWLTLWIAIFADIGATLLVILNALRLMKNGTK, from the coding sequence GCTGCTAAATTAACGGTTACGGGCGATGTATCGATTGCGCAGTTAGAAGCGGCAGGTGCATTTGATGGAATAAAAATTTCAAAGGCAAGTGAACGAAAGGGAACGAAAAAGCAACCTTTCTTGAAAAAGAAAGAAAATCAATTGGCTTTATTTGCGCTAACTTTCGTACTAATGGGTATACTTTGTAGTTTCTTCTTAGGAGAGGGACATATTTTCGTAAATAGCATTTATGCAATTGCGATAATTGTAGGAGGTTATCCGATTTTTAAAACGGGTATAAAAAACTTACGCCACTTCGAATTTGATATGAAAACGCTCATGACGATTGCGATAATTGGAGCCGCGATAATTGGAGAATGGCAAGAAGCCGCAATCGTTGTATTCTTATTTGCAGTAAGTGAAGCATTAGAAGCGTATTCGATAAATAAAGCGAGACAGTCGATTTCACAATTAGTTGAACTTGCACCGGTAAATGCAGTTATTAAACGTGCACATGGAGAGCATGTTCATGAAATAGAAGTAGCAACTGAAGAGATTCAAATTGGGGATATTTTATTAGTAAAACCGGGGCAAAAAATTGCGATGGACGGTGTTGTAGTAGAAGGGAGCTCTACAGTTAACCAAGCTGCTATTACTGGAGAATCCATCCCTGTAACGAAAAATATAACAGACCATGTATTTGCAGGAACAATAAATGAAGCCGGTGCTTTAGAAGTAAAGGTAACCAAGCGTGTTGAAGATACAACAATTGCTAAAATTATTCATTTAGTAGAAGAAGCGCAAACACAAAAAGCCCCTTCTCAAAAATTTGTTGATCGTTTTGCGAAATATTATACACCGATTATTATGCTTGTTGCTCTTTTAGTAGCCATTATTCCAAGTATAATTACTGGCGATTGGACACACTGGATCTATCAAGGATTAGCAGTTCTAGTAGTAGGTTGCCCTTGTGCATTAGTTATTTCAACTCCGGTAGCCATTGTCACAGCAATTGGAAATGCTGCGCGCCAAGGAGTGCTAATAAAAGGCGGTGCTTATTTAGAAGAATTGGGTCGAGTTCAAGCGGTAGCCTTTGATAAGACGGGTACGTTAACAAAAGGGCAACCAGAAGTAATGGAAGTTATAACTGAAGTTGGTGAGGAGCATACGTTGCTCGCAAAAGTGGCTGCTGTTGAAAAGAAATCACAGCATCCATTAGCGCGTGCAATCTTATCGAAAGCATTCGATGAAAAAATTCACATTCCTTCTACTGAAAATTTCCAATCGGTTACGGGGAAAGGTGCCTATGCAACCGTAGAAGGTGACATTATATATGTAGGAAGTGCCAGCTGGATTAATTCTCTTGTCACAGTTTCCGAGCATTCTATGACAAGGATTAAAAATTTATCTTCTAAAGGTTATTCTGTTATTGTGGCAGCAAGTACTACACAAGTGATAGGGGTAATTGCGATTGCCGATCAGGTTCGCCCAGAAAGCAAAACTGTGATTGAAATGCTTCATACTAATGGCATTCAACATACTGTAATGCTAACAGGCGATGCCCCACTAACTGCCGAAAAAATAGCGAGTCAGTTAGCAATTGATGATGTACGTGCGAGCCTTTTACCAGAAAATAAACTTCAAGCAATGAAAGAACTGCAACAGCAATATGGTTCTGTTGCAATGGTAGGGGATGGTGTAAACGATGCACCAGCGTTAGCATCAGCCAATATAGGAATTGCAATGGGTGGCGCTGGTTCAGATGCAGCGCTTGAAACAGCACAAATTGTATTCATGCGTGATGATTTAACAAAACTTCCATTTACGATGAAGCTAAGTAAACGAACATTGACAATTATTAAGCAAAATATCACGTTTGCACTTGGGTTGAAATTAATGGCAATTTTACTTGTAATTCCAGGATGGCTTACATTGTGGATTGCTATTTTTGCAGATATTGGGGCAACATTACTTGTCATTTTGAATGCCTTAAGATTGATGAAAAATGGCACGAAATAA